AGACCGCCAATCAAATGAAAGCTTGGTTCCCTCCCGATATCCCACGTAATCAAGTACGGGGTAACCCAATCGTGTTAATTCCCTTTTTAATAACCCTCGCTGTTCTCCTGGGAGCAGAAGTTCATGAGCGTCCTTACGTTCCATGCGAAAGGCAGCTATTGTTTTCAATCCACTTAATTCATCCAGCAACCGCTCATCCTCACTGTAAAGGCGCATTCTGGTGTGATCTGCTTCGGAATGCAGCTTTAATTTGCCATACTGATCCATGATTCTCCGAACATCCTGTATCAGTGCAGCAGGCACGTTCCAGCGGGATACCAGCTCCAAACTTGCGATGACCTGATCTGCATTCCATCCCAGCGCAGCCGCATTCCAGAGCGATAACGGAGTGATTCGGTAGGTATGAAACGCTGCCGGTGTCTTAACCAGTTCTGAATACATCCCAAGCTGCTCTCTTGCTCTTTCAAATCCGGGGTGACCAACTTCCAGCAAAACTGTAAAATCTCGCTGAACGATACAAGCATCTGTCCTTACCGTATGTTCTGTTTCTTCCATTTGGAGCATTCCTCCTATCACAAAAAAAGTTCAGTTCCGGCAGCTTCCGAAAATGAACCTGTATAATTGCGAATTCAAAAAGTTTGGTTTTCAGTACCGATAAGTGGACTTTTTGGACAACATCTATAAAAATCCACAAAAAAAACATCCTGCCCATACCTCGGTATGAACAGGATGCCCAACTAGCTATAAAGTCATTCGGCTGTGTAACCCTTGGCCATTGCGATAAATAATCTCACGGCAGTCTGCATCGCGTCTTCATCAAAATCAAACATCGGATGATGATGCGGATAGATCGCATTTTTATCCGGGTTGCCTGCTCCAACAAACATAAAGCACCCTGGAACCTTCTGCAGATAATAGGCAAAATCTTCCGCTGGCATCAGCATCGGGGAAGCTTGCACTCGTTCTGCCCCAAATAGTTCTGTAGCTTCTCTGAAGAAACGTGCTGTCTCCTGTTCATCATTCACCACAGGCGGATATCCCATAATATATTTCACTTGCGTCTCTGCCCCATACGCTGCCCCTGTCTGGGCTACCATGGTAAGCACGCGCTCTTTCATCCCGTTTCGGGTCTCTTCATCAAACGTTCTTACCGTACCGCTCATTTTGCATTGCTCTGCAATTACATTCTGAGCCGAGCCCGCCTGCATTGTACCAATGGTCAGCACCGCCGGTTGCAATGGATCAACCGAACGACTAACAACGGTCTGAAGCTGCATCACAAGCGCAGAACCCGCGATAAGACTATCTATCGTGGATTGTGGCATCCCGCCATGTCCACCTTTGCCTTTGATCTCAATGTAAAAATCGTCCGCCGCCGCCATCATCGGTCCTGCTTTACTGGCAACAACACCTACAGGTAGCGGGGTCCACAGATGAATGCCGTATATGACATCCACGCCTTCAAGCGCACCATCCGCAATGACCTGAACTGCGCCGCCCGGAAGCAGTTCTTCTGCTGGCTGGAACAAAAAACGAATCTCTCCTTGGATCTCCTGCTTGTGACGGCTGAAATACAATGCCGTACCGAGCAAGATTGAGATATGACCATCGTGGCCGCATGCATGCATCGCTCCTACTTGTTGTGATGCATACTCGATATTCTTTTCATCCTGAATTGGAAGTGCATCCATATCAGCTCGCAGCATGACGACAGGACCCGACTTGTCCCCACGAATGGTACCGATGACCCCGTGACCACCAACATGACGCCTCACTTCAACACCAAAACTCTCCAACATATCCGCTACAAAAGAGGATGTCTTCTCCTCATGAAAGGAAACCTCAGGATTGCGATGAAGGTGACGCCGCCATTCCACCATGTGGATCTGCAGATCTTCCCACCATACATTATTAGTCATGTCTCTCCACCCTTTCAATCTTAAACGGGACTTGGATCAAGCCCGAACCTACCTCTTCAAACCTATTGCTGTATATTGTAGCAGAATTGGAAGAAAACCGATACGAAACGCCTTTGGAAAGCTTGCACGGGAAGGGGAAACATACTATCATGAACTAGAGAAATACTCGAGAAATTATACTCGGAAGCTTATGAGGAGGATCAAACGCTTATGATTTTTGAGAATACAGGCTTGGATGGCTTGAAGAGCGACTTGGCATACCTGGATGAGAGCGCCGAGAAAGTCGGATTTGTCCGGTGGCAATGGGAATATTACCGTGCTACATATGACTACAAAATTGAAGATGAACAAACCAACTCAGAATACTTTGTACGCATTAATACCCGCGCTGTGGAAGGCAAATTGGAAAAACCGGATACCGTTCTTGCTGTTGAAGCAGTATACCTTGGCAAAGCCACTTTCCCTCACGGCCTGGATTATGACTCTTCCGTTCCGCAACCAGTCGTGAAGCTGGCAGCCGAAAAATTACAGCAGCTTAAAGAACTGCTGGAAGCATAGGCTGGGCCAAACGATGAAACAACAAACGGCCCAAACGAAAACGAAGAGAGGCACGCCGGATTTTCAACTGCTAATCCTCACTTTATTGTTGGTGGGCTTTGGACTGGTGATGGTATTCAGCTCCAGTTCCAGCATTGCAATCGCAAGCGATAAATTTAACAATGATGCCCTTTACTTCACGAAAAAACAACTTATGTGGGCGATTATCGGTCTATTTGGCATGTTTTTTGCCATGAATATCCGTTTCAACAAGTACAAAAAGCTCTATGCACCCTTTTTCCTGCTCACTACGGTCATGCTGGTGATTGTTTTGATCTCAGGTGCAGTATTGAACGGTGCACGAAGCTGGATTCACATTTTTGGTTTCAGTCTTCAGCCTGCGGAATTCGCAAAAATTGCTATCATTCTATACCTCTCTGCACTGATCACCAAAAAAGGTGAAGGCTTCAGGGTTTTCAAGACAGGGTATTTTCCCGTCCTGTTTATCGTCGGATTCATCGCAGGGCTGATTATGCTGCAACCAGACTTCGGTACCACCTTCATTCTGGTGTCCACCTGTGGTCTCTTGATCTATGCCGGTGGAGCCAGTATGAAACATATCCTGGGTTCAATTCTCCTGGTTGTACTCGGTGGGGCACTGGCGTTCGGAGCGAATTCCCTGTTTTCTTCCATGTCTCCTTCCGACACAACGACTGCTACAACAGCAGTCACTGCGGAGCAGAACTACAAGATCGGACGTATTCAGGCTTTCCTTGATCCAATGTCCGATATTAATGGCGGAAGTCTTAACCTCTACCGTTCTCTTGTTGCCATTGGTGATGGCGGCATGACAGGTTCCGGGATTGGACAAGGTACGATGAAGCTGCATTATTTGCCAAACGCGTATAATGACTTTATTTTCTCCGTAATCGGGGAAGAACTCGGATTCATCGGAAGTGCATTATTCCTGCTAGTTTACCTGTACTTCATCTGGCGCGGAATCATTGTCTCTCTTCGCTGTCCCGATCCATTCGGAACACTGGTCGGCATAGGTATCATGGGACTGATCGCGATTCAGGCATTTATCAACATTGGTGGTGTAACTCAGACCATTCCGGTGACGGGGGTCACGCTTCCATTTATCAGTTATGGGGGTACCTCACTCTTTGTGATGATGGTTGCCATGGGCATTCTGCTCAGTATCTCACGTACTAACAATCTGGACGTGATCAAGGAAGAGAAAACGAAGTCAGTGACTGTACAGACACAGACTCGTACCTCTCCTGCTCTTCGTTCACGGGAGTCCATCCGTCGGATTCGGTAAAAAAGCAACTCAAAAAAGGCTGTGCACCCAATGGATGCGCAGCCTTTTTCTGTGTACTCGTTACTATTCTGTCTATCAAGATGAAGAACAGGTCAATATCGCTCTGTCCTCCATTGCGGATTGCGATTTCTACAGATCGTCGCCTTTGAAAGATACGCCTTCTACCTTTACATTGACTTCAACCACGCGTAATCCGGTCATGGTCTCTACCGCTTCTCTTACATTCTGCTGAAGCATACGGGAAACTTCATGAATCGGGGTTTCGTACAGGACGATGATGCGCAGGTCAATGGCTGCTTCCAGCTGGCCGACCTCAACGCTCACGCCTTTCTGTACGTTTTTACCGCTGAGTCGCTTCGCCCAGCCCTCTGACAATCCTCCAGACATTGCGGCAATTCCGGGTGTTTCCATTGCAGCCATTCCGGCAATTTTTGCAACCACGTCATCGGCAATCCGGATGTTTCCGCTCTCCAGTTGAAGTTGTTCTGCCATGCCACATCCTCCTTCACTTCGTTACTCGTATTTTAAATCCTTTCCACCCCAAAAAGCAAATTAAACTCAAAAAGATGCGTTTACAACCTACCACCATTTGGTTATATTGAAATATGAAAATAATCTCATAAGCGATTTACAGTGTTATTCAAAACAAAATAATTTATAACCGAGGTGTTTGTTGTGAGAAACCGGATTTCATCCATTTTGCTGATTGCGTTCTTTGCACTCAGTGCCATCGCCCACTACATGAAATGGGATTCGATTCTACAGTTCGTGATATCAGCCATTTCGGTTATTTTTGTGGCCGGTTTTTTAGGCAAAGCCACCGAAAATGTGGCCCACTACGCCGGACAGCGGCTGGGTGGATTCTTGAATGCCACCTTCGGCAATGCTGCCGAATTGATCATCGCCATTTTCCTCGTCAAAGAGGGACTCTTCGACATGGTCAAAGCTAGTCTGACAGGTTCCATCATCGGAAATCTGCTGTTAGTGCTCGGGTTAAGTATTTTTGCCGGAGGACTCAAGTTCAAAATTCAGAATTATAATGTTTCACTTGCAGGTCTGAATGGTTCCCTGATGATTGTTGCCATCATTGCCCTGTTTATTCCGGCAGTCTTTCTCAACACACATTCCATTACACAGAAAGACACAAATACACTTAGTCTCATCGTGGCCGGATTGCTCATCCTCGCGTATATTGCGTGGTTGCTATTCTCCATGGTGACACATAAGAACTACCTCGCAGACGTCACTGAGGATCGCGATGAAGAGCTACCTCATGAGCATGCTCCGGCATGGTCCAAGAAAAAATCAATTCTCTATCTGGTGCTCGCAACAGTCATGGTTGCCTTCGTCAGTGAATGGCTGGTGGGCACGCTCGAAGTCTTCACTTCGGAATTTGGACTTAGCGAACTGTTTGTCGGTGCATTCCTTGTCGCCATCATCGGTAATGCAGCCGAACACAGTGCAGCCATCATGCTTGCCATGAAAAATAAAATTGGAGCCGCCGTTGAAATTGCGGTTGGCAGCAGCTTGCAGATCGCACTCTTCGTTGCTCCTGTACTGATTTTTGTCAGCTACTTCACAGGCAGAACCATGGATATCGTATTCACAACGATTGAACTGGTCGCCATCGGCGTATCCGTATTTATTGCGAAGTCCATTACCCAAGATGGTTCAACGAATTGGTACGAAGGTTTACTCCTGCTCGTGGTATATATCATACTCGGTGTATCCTTCTTCCTGGTGTAACCAGGCCCTCACCAAGCTATATAAGTTAAACTAAAGAATATTTACACTGGACACTCCGATGACAGAACAACCTTCCGATCGCTGTTATCCCCTGATTTTTTTGATTCCTTTTATAAAGGGGTAAATCCGGGGATAAAGGCGAACGCTCCGCTTCTTCAGGTTATTTCTGTCCTCTCCGTTTTGTGTAAATGTTTAGTTAAATTTATATAACACTAAAATATACAAGCCACAAGAGGCAGCCCGAATTTACATTCGGTGCTGTCTCTTTGCTTGTATGAGCCCTCCGGCTGGCTTGTATCTCCATCCCCCGTTCAGACGCACAAAAAAAGCATGCATAAACGCCTGCATGCCTTCTATTCTGACCCGCGCATTTGCAGGCTATTGCTCATTCTTCTTGTTCAAGGCTTCATATAAAATTGCCAAATTCCGCTCAAGCGCGCTAACCAGCTGCTTACCTGCACCTTCTGGAAGGAGCCCTGCACGAACAGCAAAATCAACTTCTTTGGAGAACCCATACATCTGTGTATCCAATACTTCCTCATAGAGAGGGCAGTAGCGGGTAGCCAGATTCTCCATCTGTACTTCAATAAGCTTCTGTATTTTATCTGCATCTTCTTGAAGAAGACTGATCGCTTTCAAATTCAGCTGGTCCTGCAGATCAGATGAAGTCATGCATTTTTCCCCCCTATGTCCCAAAAATCGCGTAAAGACGTTCTACCTCTAATATTAGACGAAATGAAGAGCTAATACAAGAACCTGACCAAAATAAGCCCGCAAAGTTAAGCCTTTTGTTGAAGCTTAATCCACCTGTTCCAGCCACGTCCAGACGAGTATTCAGATCATTCCATGCCAAAAAACACCCCTGCCAAAAAGGCAAAGGTGCTTCTTGAGAGCTATTACTCAGATGCGATGCTTACATTCAGTCCATGCTTGGCAAATACTTCTGACATGGCTGCTTTTGCTTCAACTGCATCTGGACCATGAACATGCAGTTCATAGCTGTGCGTGCTGATCAGCGTTGTAAACAATCCGAGAATACTTTTCACATCGATATACTTGTTCTCCGAATGAAGCACGATTGAAGAAGTAAACTTGCCTGCTGTTTGAGCAATTTCTACTACAGCCGCGTTATTACTCGACATAGGAATCCCTCCGTCTTTTTACTATTGGTATCATCTATTAATTACCACTACATGATACCGTGAATCCGCTTTCCTAGCAACAGCAAAATCCTGTTCCTACTTCAAATGGTCCGGATTCAGGCATTCCAGCTCAGGAATGACAAAGATACCGTCTTTACGAATCAGCACATCGTCAAAATAAATCTCCCCGCCGCCATAATCCGGACGCTGGATCAATACGAGATCCCAGTGGATGGACGAGCGGTTGCCATTGTCAGTTTCTTCATACGCCTGACCTGGCGTAAAGTGCAAGCTGCCTGCGATTTTTTCATCGAACAGGATATCTTTCATCGGATGCAGTATATGCGGGTTAAATCCAATCGCGAATTCACCTATATGACGAGCACCCTCATCCGAATTCAGGATTTCATTCAAACGCTCTGTATCGTTGCTTGTCGCTTCGACGATTTTGCCATCCTTGAACGTGAACTTGATATTTTCAAAAGTCACTCCATTGTACAGGGTTGGCGAGTTATAACTAATCGTTCCGTTCACGGAATTACGCACAGGGGCACTGTACACTTCGCCATCCGGGATATTCTTTTGGCCAGAACATTTCTCTGCACCGATATCTTTAATGGAGAAGCTCAGCTCTGTTCCTGGTCCGGTGATACGAACTTTGTCCGTCCGCTTCATCAGGTTAGCGAGCGAGTCCTGCGCTTTGTCCATTTTGGCGTAATCCAGGTTACATACGTCGAAGTAGAAATCTTCAAACGCTTCTGTACTTGTATTGGCGAGTTGCGCCATACTTGCGTTAGGGTAACGAAGTACAACCCATTTCGTATGTTTGACACGTTGTTCACTATGTACCGGGTGGGAGTACAATGAATTGTACATTTTCATTTTTTCTTCCGGCACATCGGACAGATCATTCACATTTTCTCCCGCACGAATACCGATATAACAATCCATCTGTTTCATACGGTTCAGATCAATCTCTGCCCATGTTTTCATCATTTCTTCTGTGGCATTTTTCAACATCGCACGCTGTACGGTTTTATCAGTCAACTGTACAAAGACGTTACCACCTTTTTTGCCTACCTCTTCAATAATAGCGTTAATCAGATCACGTTCCGATCCAATCATCTCAACCAATACATTTTCACCAGGCTGTACATCTACTGAATAGCCCACCAGGTTTGCTGCAAGCTTTTGAATTCTTGGGTCTTTCATCTTGGTAAAATCCTCCTGTCATCTGCCATACTTGAATTGAACAACGGTAAATTACGATACTATTGTAGCACGCGAACAGTCATCCCGTCAGCAGGCAGTCCTTCACTTCGTTTATTGATATGACTTGAAGTTAACATCGGTGACAAGGGCTTCTTTGTTACTTTTACGGTTGTTGTCTGTGTAACTCATCTGACTTTCAGAGGATAAGCGAAGAGGCAGACTGCTCTTCCGATCTACCGTGAGATGATATACCGTCTGCACGCTCGCTTGTTTCATCATCTGTTGCATCGTTGTTTCGCCCTGTTTCCAAACTTTCTCCAGATCCTTCTCAAGCTTCTCCTTACGCGCTCCTTTCACCGTAGCTGCCTTATGCATATATTCTGCCCGAATGGCGTTCATCTCGTCGTTTAGCTGGGTTACAGCCCATGATTTGGCGTCTTCCGGTGCAAGTTCAATCCGTAATGTTCTGGTTCGACGACCAGCTCCATACTCCGATTGAATGGTTTTGTGCATCCCATCGATCTTCTCCAATTGGGCAATTGGATTAAAACGAGAAAGAGACCCACGCAGCGGCTCATGCTGCGCTGACAATGCCATCCATTGCCCTTGTTTCCGCTCGAAAGAGGCGCTAAACCCACTGGGCTGTCCATTATTTTTTACGGCAGTTGCTTGAATGCCTGTCCCCACAGCAGTTACTTCTCCAGGTAATCGAGTCTGAAGGGTCAGACGATCATGATTCTCCAGCTTG
This Paenibacillus xylanexedens DNA region includes the following protein-coding sequences:
- a CDS encoding YlaN family protein, which codes for MTSSDLQDQLNLKAISLLQEDADKIQKLIEVQMENLATRYCPLYEEVLDTQMYGFSKEVDFAVRAGLLPEGAGKQLVSALERNLAILYEALNKKNEQ
- a CDS encoding aminopeptidase is translated as MKDPRIQKLAANLVGYSVDVQPGENVLVEMIGSERDLINAIIEEVGKKGGNVFVQLTDKTVQRAMLKNATEEMMKTWAEIDLNRMKQMDCYIGIRAGENVNDLSDVPEEKMKMYNSLYSHPVHSEQRVKHTKWVVLRYPNASMAQLANTSTEAFEDFYFDVCNLDYAKMDKAQDSLANLMKRTDKVRITGPGTELSFSIKDIGAEKCSGQKNIPDGEVYSAPVRNSVNGTISYNSPTLYNGVTFENIKFTFKDGKIVEATSNDTERLNEILNSDEGARHIGEFAIGFNPHILHPMKDILFDEKIAGSLHFTPGQAYEETDNGNRSSIHWDLVLIQRPDYGGGEIYFDDVLIRKDGIFVIPELECLNPDHLK
- the cax gene encoding calcium/proton exchanger is translated as MRNRISSILLIAFFALSAIAHYMKWDSILQFVISAISVIFVAGFLGKATENVAHYAGQRLGGFLNATFGNAAELIIAIFLVKEGLFDMVKASLTGSIIGNLLLVLGLSIFAGGLKFKIQNYNVSLAGLNGSLMIVAIIALFIPAVFLNTHSITQKDTNTLSLIVAGLLILAYIAWLLFSMVTHKNYLADVTEDRDEELPHEHAPAWSKKKSILYLVLATVMVAFVSEWLVGTLEVFTSEFGLSELFVGAFLVAIIGNAAEHSAAIMLAMKNKIGAAVEIAVGSSLQIALFVAPVLIFVSYFTGRTMDIVFTTIELVAIGVSVFIAKSITQDGSTNWYEGLLLLVVYIILGVSFFLV
- a CDS encoding HPr family phosphocarrier protein; translation: MSSNNAAVVEIAQTAGKFTSSIVLHSENKYIDVKSILGLFTTLISTHSYELHVHGPDAVEAKAAMSEVFAKHGLNVSIASE
- the ftsW gene encoding putative lipid II flippase FtsW — translated: MKQQTAQTKTKRGTPDFQLLILTLLLVGFGLVMVFSSSSSIAIASDKFNNDALYFTKKQLMWAIIGLFGMFFAMNIRFNKYKKLYAPFFLLTTVMLVIVLISGAVLNGARSWIHIFGFSLQPAEFAKIAIILYLSALITKKGEGFRVFKTGYFPVLFIVGFIAGLIMLQPDFGTTFILVSTCGLLIYAGGASMKHILGSILLVVLGGALAFGANSLFSSMSPSDTTTATTAVTAEQNYKIGRIQAFLDPMSDINGGSLNLYRSLVAIGDGGMTGSGIGQGTMKLHYLPNAYNDFIFSVIGEELGFIGSALFLLVYLYFIWRGIIVSLRCPDPFGTLVGIGIMGLIAIQAFINIGGVTQTIPVTGVTLPFISYGGTSLFVMMVAMGILLSISRTNNLDVIKEEKTKSVTVQTQTRTSPALRSRESIRRIR
- a CDS encoding YugN family protein, with protein sequence MIFENTGLDGLKSDLAYLDESAEKVGFVRWQWEYYRATYDYKIEDEQTNSEYFVRINTRAVEGKLEKPDTVLAVEAVYLGKATFPHGLDYDSSVPQPVVKLAAEKLQQLKELLEA
- a CDS encoding M20 family metallopeptidase, with protein sequence MTNNVWWEDLQIHMVEWRRHLHRNPEVSFHEEKTSSFVADMLESFGVEVRRHVGGHGVIGTIRGDKSGPVVMLRADMDALPIQDEKNIEYASQQVGAMHACGHDGHISILLGTALYFSRHKQEIQGEIRFLFQPAEELLPGGAVQVIADGALEGVDVIYGIHLWTPLPVGVVASKAGPMMAAADDFYIEIKGKGGHGGMPQSTIDSLIAGSALVMQLQTVVSRSVDPLQPAVLTIGTMQAGSAQNVIAEQCKMSGTVRTFDEETRNGMKERVLTMVAQTGAAYGAETQVKYIMGYPPVVNDEQETARFFREATELFGAERVQASPMLMPAEDFAYYLQKVPGCFMFVGAGNPDKNAIYPHHHPMFDFDEDAMQTAVRLFIAMAKGYTAE
- a CDS encoding Asp23/Gls24 family envelope stress response protein, whose protein sequence is MAEQLQLESGNIRIADDVVAKIAGMAAMETPGIAAMSGGLSEGWAKRLSGKNVQKGVSVEVGQLEAAIDLRIIVLYETPIHEVSRMLQQNVREAVETMTGLRVVEVNVKVEGVSFKGDDL